Proteins encoded together in one uncultured Desulfosarcina sp. window:
- a CDS encoding type II toxin-antitoxin system Phd/YefM family antitoxin, whose protein sequence is MNFKNDIKPISFFKAHAAEVIKKLNETNGTMIITQHGEAKAIIQDITEYERIQEALALLQMAAEGQKDFEEGNTIAAADMIKELNGLAEKTD, encoded by the coding sequence ATGAATTTTAAGAATGATATCAAGCCGATTAGTTTTTTTAAGGCCCATGCTGCCGAGGTTATCAAAAAATTGAATGAAACCAATGGAACAATGATCATTACCCAGCACGGTGAAGCAAAAGCAATTATTCAGGACATCACTGAATATGAACGAATTCAAGAGGCCCTGGCATTGTTGCAAATGGCTGCCGAAGGCCAAAAAGACTTCGAAGAAGGCAATACCATTGCTGCTGCAGATATGATTAAAGAACTCAACGGGTTGGCGGAAAAAACGGACTGA
- a CDS encoding FAD-dependent oxidoreductase, with product MNQADQIDDAQMRQAQRELSRILSGLKQEIPIFLFTRGGKNDVFNDAARQALRFFRQLTDKIVLREYDLNHEIARKMGIDNSPTLVFDPDRYNIRWLGAPMGEEGRIFLEALLRIGTGKSDLNESAMGVLKKIDQPRHLKVFVSASCPYCPQQALNALKAAVAKPETISLEIIDIQANAEMADQYGAHSVPQTFANDVLTALGAQTEELFMASIDKMEQQTIFIPESDADEVECQLVIVGGGPAGLTAGIYAARSGLDSVVVEKGVLGGQVALTPVVENYPGMKGIGGKTLVDIMVTHALEYVQIFPGEEVVDIAPGEPIVVQTSRRKFKTKAVLLATGATHRNLGVPGEARFSGRGVSYCATCDGPLYRGKRVFMVGGGNSAVTEALHLHNMGVQVTLVHRRDRLKAQEVLVNQLLANSIPILYNTEVKEIIGENRVTEVVLLDNKSGVTASQPADGVFLAIGYDPAVDLAKKVGLELTEEGFIKHENFRTNIPGIYVAGDVGGGTKQIVTAAGYGSEAALAVFEDIINPYWKKK from the coding sequence ATGAATCAAGCCGATCAAATAGATGATGCACAAATGCGGCAGGCGCAAAGGGAACTGTCGCGAATTCTCAGTGGTCTGAAACAGGAGATCCCCATCTTCCTGTTCACCCGCGGCGGAAAAAACGACGTGTTCAATGACGCCGCCAGGCAGGCCCTGCGCTTTTTTCGGCAACTGACCGACAAAATTGTTTTGCGGGAATATGACCTCAACCATGAGATAGCCCGGAAGATGGGCATCGACAACTCGCCGACACTGGTGTTTGACCCGGACCGCTACAACATCCGCTGGCTGGGGGCGCCCATGGGAGAAGAGGGCCGCATTTTTCTGGAAGCCCTGCTTCGTATCGGCACCGGCAAAAGCGATCTCAACGAATCCGCCATGGGGGTGCTGAAGAAAATCGACCAACCCCGGCATTTGAAGGTCTTCGTAAGCGCATCGTGCCCCTACTGCCCGCAGCAGGCCTTAAATGCCCTCAAGGCCGCCGTTGCCAAACCCGAAACAATTTCCCTTGAAATCATTGACATTCAGGCCAACGCCGAAATGGCCGACCAGTACGGCGCCCATTCGGTGCCCCAGACCTTTGCCAATGACGTGCTGACCGCCTTGGGAGCCCAGACCGAAGAGCTGTTCATGGCTTCCATCGACAAAATGGAGCAGCAGACCATCTTCATCCCCGAAAGCGACGCGGACGAGGTGGAATGTCAGCTGGTTATCGTGGGCGGCGGCCCCGCCGGTCTCACCGCCGGCATCTACGCCGCCCGCAGCGGCCTCGACTCCGTGGTGGTGGAAAAAGGGGTGCTGGGCGGGCAGGTGGCCCTGACACCAGTGGTTGAGAACTACCCGGGCATGAAGGGAATCGGAGGCAAGACCCTGGTGGACATCATGGTGACCCACGCCCTTGAATATGTGCAGATCTTTCCCGGAGAGGAGGTGGTGGACATCGCCCCGGGCGAACCGATCGTCGTTCAGACGTCGCGCCGCAAGTTCAAAACCAAGGCCGTGCTTCTGGCCACCGGCGCAACGCACCGCAACCTTGGCGTTCCGGGCGAAGCGCGCTTTTCCGGCCGCGGCGTCAGCTACTGTGCCACCTGCGACGGACCACTCTACAGAGGCAAACGGGTGTTCATGGTGGGCGGCGGCAACAGTGCCGTGACCGAAGCCCTGCACCTTCACAACATGGGCGTACAGGTCACGCTGGTCCACCGGCGAGACCGTTTAAAAGCCCAGGAAGTGCTGGTCAACCAGCTTTTGGCAAATAGTATCCCAATCCTCTACAACACCGAAGTTAAGGAAATTATCGGTGAGAACCGCGTAACCGAGGTGGTCCTGCTGGACAACAAGAGCGGGGTGACCGCCTCTCAGCCGGCCGACGGCGTGTTTCTGGCCATCGGCTACGACCCGGCCGTCGATCTGGCTAAAAAGGTGGGCCTGGAGCTGACCGAGGAAGGCTTCATCAAGCATGAGAACTTCCGCACCAACATTCCCGGAATATATGTGGCCGGGGATGTCGGCGGGGGAACCAAACAGATCGTCACTGCGGCGGGTTACGGTTCAGAAGCGGCCCTGGCCGTTTTCGAAGACATCATCAACCCCTACTGGAAAAAGAAATGA
- a CDS encoding 4Fe-4S dicluster domain-containing protein, with protein sequence MKTINLKKGFSLRIAGKPGRELRKLEPPRQVGLVPERIPFIKPRLLVEEGSAVAVGTPLFEDKRDTRIRFPSPGGGRVTRIAFGPRRVIQKIVIELDENEEFATVDVPAQGQLDAASRQALVDSLLAGGMWPFLRALPFMDIASPDATPPAVLVRLGDDEPFAPDPAVYLDGRNDLFAVGIQVLGRLCDRVVVNLAGDEALGESLPGGVEVQRFTGPYPSGNASVQLYRTKTGPELNRAWVIDGQDVILLGEFIRTGRYPVGRIMTVGGSLAADPGHVATRAGVPLGHLGRCEPAGGAAARYVAGGVFTGFTGDADGFMGVYQNALNLIDDGDREEMLAFIRPGFGKPSYSTAFLSSLRRQHFSMDCGQHGEVRACVNCGTCAKICPVDILPQFTMKCLVADEVEEALAHGLLDCAECGLCTYACPSKIELREVFRTAKAQYYKEIA encoded by the coding sequence ATGAAAACCATAAACCTGAAAAAGGGGTTTTCCTTGCGCATTGCAGGCAAGCCCGGGCGCGAGCTGCGAAAGCTGGAACCGCCGCGTCAAGTGGGCCTGGTACCCGAGCGGATTCCTTTCATCAAGCCCCGTCTGCTGGTGGAAGAGGGAAGCGCGGTGGCTGTCGGGACCCCTCTTTTTGAAGACAAACGAGACACACGCATTCGCTTTCCTTCTCCCGGCGGCGGGCGGGTGACGCGCATCGCTTTCGGCCCGCGGCGGGTCATTCAAAAGATCGTCATCGAGCTGGACGAAAACGAGGAATTCGCGACCGTGGACGTTCCGGCGCAGGGCCAATTGGACGCCGCATCTCGTCAGGCCCTGGTGGACAGCCTGCTTGCCGGCGGCATGTGGCCCTTTCTGCGCGCATTGCCGTTCATGGATATCGCGAGCCCCGATGCAACCCCGCCAGCGGTCCTGGTCCGGCTGGGGGATGACGAACCCTTCGCACCGGATCCGGCGGTCTATCTCGACGGCCGCAACGATCTGTTTGCCGTCGGCATCCAGGTGCTCGGCCGGCTCTGCGACCGGGTCGTGGTCAACCTGGCCGGTGACGAAGCCCTCGGCGAATCGCTGCCCGGCGGGGTCGAGGTCCAGCGGTTCACCGGTCCCTATCCTTCGGGAAATGCCAGTGTCCAGCTGTATCGCACCAAAACCGGGCCGGAGCTGAACCGCGCCTGGGTCATCGACGGGCAGGACGTTATCCTGCTGGGGGAATTCATCCGTACCGGACGCTACCCCGTCGGACGGATCATGACCGTGGGAGGCAGTCTGGCTGCCGATCCAGGCCATGTCGCGACCCGGGCGGGGGTGCCGCTGGGGCACCTTGGCCGCTGTGAACCGGCGGGCGGCGCGGCGGCCCGTTATGTTGCCGGAGGCGTTTTCACCGGTTTTACCGGCGATGCGGACGGCTTCATGGGGGTTTACCAGAACGCCCTGAATCTGATCGACGACGGCGACCGGGAAGAGATGCTGGCCTTTATCCGGCCGGGTTTCGGTAAGCCCAGCTATTCCACGGCCTTTTTGTCCTCCTTGCGCCGCCAGCATTTTTCCATGGATTGCGGGCAGCATGGCGAAGTGCGGGCCTGCGTCAATTGCGGCACCTGCGCCAAAATCTGCCCGGTGGACATCCTGCCCCAGTTTACCATGAAATGCCTTGTGGCGGACGAGGTGGAAGAGGCCCTGGCCCACGGCCTGCTGGACTGCGCCGAATGCGGCCTTTGCACCTATGCCTGCCCGTCCAAGATCGAACTGCGTGAGGTTTTCCGTACGGCCAAAGCCCAATATTACAAGGAGATAGCCTGA
- a CDS encoding rubredoxin-like domain-containing protein: MKKWKCTVCGYIHTGDEPPDKCPVCGAPKSRFVEVTEPESPKPEPAAASKPEAEPSPEPEPAKAAEPPKEAQTEEPEPVSPFKDSRYRRLFETMTRFHGHPISVHIPNGLLPVCVLFIFLSAIFGFQGMARAATYNLGVVALSMPLVLFSGWVDWQNRFNGAVTDVFIVKIACGIVVTVTAWFLFIWLLVDPQVVTTPQASRVAFFAINLIMLAAAGTAGWYGGKLVFRD, translated from the coding sequence ATGAAAAAATGGAAATGTACGGTTTGCGGCTACATCCACACAGGCGATGAACCCCCGGACAAATGCCCGGTTTGCGGAGCCCCTAAAAGCCGGTTTGTTGAGGTCACGGAACCCGAATCCCCGAAACCGGAACCTGCGGCAGCGTCAAAGCCGGAAGCTGAGCCTTCACCGGAGCCGGAACCTGCCAAAGCAGCCGAGCCTCCCAAAGAGGCCCAAACAGAAGAACCTGAGCCGGTCTCCCCGTTCAAGGATTCGCGCTATCGGCGGCTGTTCGAAACCATGACCCGATTCCACGGCCACCCCATCAGCGTACACATCCCCAATGGACTGCTGCCGGTCTGCGTCCTGTTCATTTTCCTGTCGGCGATCTTCGGGTTCCAGGGAATGGCCAGGGCCGCCACCTACAATCTGGGCGTCGTGGCCCTTTCCATGCCGCTGGTGCTGTTCTCCGGCTGGGTGGACTGGCAAAACCGATTCAACGGAGCCGTCACGGATGTGTTTATCGTCAAGATCGCCTGCGGCATCGTCGTCACCGTCACCGCCTGGTTTCTGTTCATCTGGCTGCTGGTCGATCCACAGGTGGTTACCACGCCCCAGGCCTCGCGGGTTGCCTTTTTCGCAATCAACCTTATCATGCTGGCGGCAGCGGGTACGGCCGGGTGGTATGGTGGCAAGCTGGTATTTAGAGATTAG
- a CDS encoding acyl-CoA thioesterase: MTSKPFPGESQNAKTVVYSRVTMSIMMQPQDANPAGIVHGGVVMKHIDDAAGVVALRHTRCNVVTASIDRLDFHNPAFIGNLLSLKASLNLVGTTSMEVGVRVETEDLRTGEIRHTASAYLTFVALDENFRPRSVPPLVLETDEDRRRNRQASDRRRVRLKEKTHEKSCRHGADSCGQPTE, translated from the coding sequence ATGACCTCCAAACCGTTCCCTGGCGAATCCCAAAACGCCAAAACGGTGGTCTACAGTCGGGTGACCATGTCCATCATGATGCAGCCCCAGGATGCCAATCCGGCCGGCATCGTCCACGGCGGCGTCGTCATGAAGCACATTGACGATGCCGCCGGGGTGGTGGCCCTGCGGCATACCCGCTGCAACGTGGTCACCGCCTCCATCGACCGCCTCGATTTCCACAACCCGGCCTTTATCGGCAACCTGCTCAGCCTCAAGGCCAGCCTGAACCTGGTGGGCACGACCTCCATGGAAGTCGGGGTACGTGTAGAAACCGAGGACCTTAGAACCGGTGAAATCCGGCACACGGCATCGGCCTACCTGACCTTCGTGGCCCTGGACGAGAACTTTCGGCCCCGGTCTGTACCGCCTCTGGTATTGGAAACCGATGAAGACCGACGCCGCAACCGCCAGGCCAGCGACAGACGGCGAGTGCGACTGAAGGAAAAAACCCACGAAAAATCCTGCCGGCACGGGGCGGATTCCTGCGGGCAGCCAACGGAGTGA
- the bcp gene encoding thioredoxin-dependent thiol peroxidase — MTKILPVGEPAPDFTLNDKDGNPVSLADFRGKWVALYFYPRDNTSGCTTEAKDFSALLPDFKAKDAVVIGISGDSEASHAKFAAKHDLSVTLLSDPDHRALEAYGVWQKKKMAGREYMGIVRTTFLIDPDGVIQQVWEKVKVKAHAETVHQTLCSLH; from the coding sequence ATGACCAAGATACTACCCGTAGGTGAGCCGGCACCGGATTTCACCCTCAACGACAAGGACGGCAACCCCGTATCCCTTGCAGATTTTCGCGGGAAGTGGGTGGCGCTTTACTTCTACCCGCGGGATAACACTTCCGGATGTACGACCGAAGCCAAGGACTTCAGTGCCCTGCTGCCCGATTTCAAGGCCAAAGATGCCGTCGTGATCGGCATCAGCGGCGACTCGGAAGCTTCCCACGCCAAATTCGCCGCCAAGCACGACCTTAGCGTTACGCTGCTCAGCGACCCAGATCACCGAGCGCTGGAAGCTTACGGTGTCTGGCAGAAAAAGAAAATGGCCGGGCGCGAGTACATGGGCATCGTTCGGACCACCTTCCTCATCGATCCGGACGGCGTGATCCAACAGGTCTGGGAAAAAGTCAAAGTCAAGGCGCACGCCGAAACGGTGCATCAGACCCTTTGCAGTCTCCATTGA
- a CDS encoding transcriptional repressor: MRMTPQRRVILEELRKVNDHPAADEIYRRVRKRLPKISLGTVYRNLEVLCELGKIQRLELSGSTKRYDGVPTKHYHIRCVECGRVDDAPIAPLNQLEDDLYGTTVYEIIGHNLEFTGLCPQCSRLRGLRQEAG; the protein is encoded by the coding sequence ATGAGAATGACCCCACAGCGGCGGGTCATTCTGGAAGAGCTTCGAAAGGTCAACGATCACCCGGCGGCTGACGAAATCTACCGGCGTGTCCGCAAACGGTTGCCGAAAATCAGCCTGGGTACCGTCTATCGGAACCTGGAGGTGCTCTGCGAGTTGGGAAAAATTCAGCGGCTGGAGCTTTCCGGCAGCACGAAGCGCTATGACGGCGTTCCCACCAAGCACTACCACATCCGCTGTGTCGAGTGCGGCCGCGTCGATGATGCTCCCATTGCCCCGCTCAACCAGCTTGAGGACGATCTTTACGGAACCACGGTCTACGAGATTATCGGGCACAATCTCGAATTCACCGGACTGTGCCCGCAATGTTCCAGGCTTCGCGGCCTGCGGCAGGAGGCCGGCTAA
- a CDS encoding citrate/2-methylcitrate synthase yields MDDACKPVLNTGLRGVTIASTKISDVNGAEGKLVYRGYLAKDLAGNTSFEEVVYLLLFEKLPDRDQLKAFKRQIAEQRELPEQILSAMKAMPKDALPMDILQAAVPMLATYDPDIRDTSVESATRMAVRLTAKFATIVAAWDRIRNGKEPIAPDPELSQAANFLYMLNGEAPDDELAGFFDACLVLHAEHSFNASTFAAREVASTKAHMYAAVAAGVGSLSGPLHGGANTRVMQMLLAIGDVDKVDDYVANILDTGGVIMGLGHAVYQVDDPRAHILAPMSRALGERAGDTRWYDLSKALEVKGKAAFKKRKGKDIFVNVDFYSASLYYYMGIAVDLFTPIFAISRIAGWAAHVIEEQYGGAAAKPALYRPESDYIGDYCGPDECAFVPLDKR; encoded by the coding sequence ATGGACGACGCCTGCAAACCCGTTCTCAATACTGGATTAAGAGGGGTGACCATCGCCAGCACCAAAATCAGCGATGTCAATGGTGCCGAAGGAAAACTGGTTTATCGGGGCTATCTGGCCAAGGATTTGGCCGGAAACACCTCCTTCGAAGAGGTGGTTTACCTGCTTCTGTTCGAAAAGCTTCCCGACAGGGACCAGTTGAAGGCCTTCAAAAGGCAGATTGCCGAACAGCGGGAGCTGCCGGAACAGATTCTCTCGGCCATGAAGGCCATGCCCAAGGATGCCCTGCCCATGGACATACTCCAGGCCGCGGTTCCCATGCTGGCCACCTACGATCCTGACATTCGCGATACGAGCGTCGAAAGCGCCACCCGCATGGCCGTGAGACTGACTGCCAAGTTCGCTACCATCGTGGCCGCCTGGGACCGGATTCGCAACGGCAAGGAGCCGATCGCCCCGGACCCCGAACTGAGCCAGGCCGCCAACTTTCTTTACATGCTCAACGGCGAGGCGCCCGATGACGAACTGGCCGGATTTTTCGATGCCTGCCTGGTTCTGCATGCCGAGCACTCTTTCAATGCATCCACCTTCGCCGCCCGCGAAGTCGCCTCCACCAAGGCCCACATGTACGCGGCCGTGGCTGCGGGCGTCGGCTCCCTCTCCGGTCCGCTGCACGGAGGGGCCAACACCCGCGTCATGCAGATGCTGCTGGCAATCGGCGATGTGGACAAGGTGGACGACTATGTCGCCAACATCCTCGATACCGGCGGGGTCATCATGGGGTTGGGCCATGCCGTCTACCAGGTGGACGATCCCCGGGCCCACATCCTGGCCCCCATGTCCCGTGCCTTGGGAGAACGCGCGGGAGACACCCGCTGGTACGATCTGTCCAAGGCCCTGGAAGTCAAGGGCAAGGCCGCCTTCAAAAAGAGAAAAGGCAAAGACATCTTCGTCAACGTCGATTTCTACAGCGCCTCTTTATACTACTACATGGGCATTGCCGTGGATCTTTTCACGCCCATCTTCGCCATTTCGCGCATTGCCGGATGGGCCGCCCACGTCATCGAGGAGCAGTATGGCGGGGCGGCCGCCAAACCGGCCCTGTACCGGCCGGAATCAGACTATATCGGCGACTACTGCGGACCGGATGAATGCGCCTTCGTGCCGCTGGACAAGCGATAA
- a CDS encoding NADH:ubiquinone reductase (Na(+)-transporting) subunit B: protein MKALKRLFDTTRPHFQSGGRLEKLHPLFDAIETVAFAPALPTAADAHVRDSLDLKRFMTFVIIALLPPFFYGMYNAGYQAAAASGLDAGFVASMLRGAWIVLPMLIVSYAVGLFWEILFASVRGHKISEGFLVTGLLFPMTLPPTMPLWQVAVGISFGVVIGKEIFGGTGRNILNPALTGRAFLFFAYPVNMSGDRVWTAVAQTGQQAVDAVTAATPLALAPLAASGENVSRIFADAGYTFQRLFIGNIPGSVGETSTLMILLGAAFLVITGVANYRIMLGGVIGVLAVAYPGYLIHLSSGGEAARMFSMHPAWHLVMGSFAFGIVYMATDPVSAPGMNLSRWIYGILIGALTVMIRVFNPAYPEGVMLAILFMNIFAPLIDHFVIKARLSKRVPNV, encoded by the coding sequence ATGAAAGCGCTTAAACGCCTGTTCGATACCACCCGGCCCCATTTCCAAAGCGGCGGCCGTCTGGAAAAACTCCACCCCCTTTTCGATGCCATCGAAACGGTCGCCTTCGCGCCGGCCCTGCCCACCGCGGCGGACGCCCACGTGCGGGACAGCCTGGACCTCAAACGGTTCATGACCTTCGTCATCATTGCCCTGCTGCCGCCGTTTTTCTATGGCATGTACAATGCCGGCTATCAGGCGGCCGCGGCCTCGGGCCTGGATGCGGGTTTTGTTGCGTCCATGCTGCGCGGCGCCTGGATCGTGCTGCCCATGCTGATTGTCTCTTACGCCGTGGGGCTGTTCTGGGAGATCCTTTTCGCATCGGTGCGCGGGCACAAGATCAGCGAGGGGTTTCTGGTGACCGGGCTGCTCTTTCCCATGACCCTGCCGCCCACGATGCCGTTGTGGCAGGTGGCCGTGGGCATCTCCTTCGGCGTGGTGATCGGCAAGGAGATCTTTGGCGGAACGGGCCGCAATATTCTCAACCCGGCGCTGACCGGCAGGGCTTTTCTCTTTTTCGCCTACCCGGTCAACATGTCCGGCGACCGGGTCTGGACGGCCGTGGCTCAGACTGGCCAGCAGGCCGTGGATGCGGTCACGGCGGCAACGCCCCTGGCCCTGGCGCCTCTGGCCGCCTCCGGAGAAAATGTTTCCCGGATTTTTGCCGACGCGGGTTACACCTTCCAGCGGCTTTTCATCGGCAACATCCCGGGCAGCGTGGGCGAGACCTCGACCCTGATGATTCTGCTGGGGGCGGCGTTTCTGGTGATCACCGGGGTGGCCAACTACCGGATCATGCTCGGCGGCGTCATCGGGGTGCTGGCCGTGGCCTACCCCGGCTACCTGATCCACCTGTCTTCCGGCGGCGAGGCGGCCCGTATGTTCTCCATGCATCCCGCCTGGCATCTGGTCATGGGAAGTTTCGCCTTCGGCATCGTTTACATGGCCACGGACCCGGTCTCCGCACCGGGCATGAACCTTTCCCGGTGGATCTATGGCATTCTCATCGGCGCGCTTACCGTGATGATCCGGGTGTTCAACCCGGCCTACCCGGAAGGCGTGATGCTGGCCATCCTTTTCATGAACATCTTCGCACCGTTGATCGACCATTTTGTCATCAAGGCGCGGCTGAGCAAACGGGTGCCCAATGTCTGA
- a CDS encoding aminoglycoside phosphotransferase family protein has product MNAADLLARISRRWGLELVRWREDLPLAGSPERTSWRCVAEGKDGRLYVLEKIASRVYDRKRRILSTLQQIDAFGLTPIAPYLPDTTGEAIPLIDHGLWQLCPYVAGIDMDRPAYAMEKWRGDAAADFLIQLNGICSQHRLKPSPPVFSLPGYIRDLFALLSKNEPATAMRYRPFLHHLERNLFPKMDKLPYGFCHGDYHPLNIIWGRQTIRAVIDWEFCGIKTEAYDAANLIGCLGMEDPSSLSGPFVSRLVYRLRDSGIYAEESWKSMPDLVLAIRFAWLSEWMRKNDRPMIRMEADYMTLLLEGLSF; this is encoded by the coding sequence TTGAATGCCGCGGATCTGCTGGCCCGGATCTCCCGCCGATGGGGCCTTGAACTGGTCCGCTGGCGGGAAGACCTGCCCCTGGCCGGCAGTCCCGAACGCACCAGCTGGCGCTGCGTCGCGGAAGGCAAGGACGGCCGGCTGTATGTGCTGGAAAAGATTGCCTCCCGGGTGTATGACCGCAAACGACGCATCCTCAGCACCTTGCAGCAGATCGACGCCTTCGGTCTGACTCCCATCGCACCTTACTTGCCGGATACCACCGGCGAAGCCATTCCTCTCATCGACCATGGTCTGTGGCAGCTATGCCCCTATGTGGCGGGCATCGATATGGACCGGCCGGCCTATGCCATGGAAAAATGGCGGGGAGATGCGGCGGCAGACTTTCTCATCCAGCTGAACGGAATCTGTTCGCAGCACCGCCTGAAACCGTCTCCACCGGTTTTCTCGCTGCCCGGCTACATCCGGGATCTCTTTGCGCTACTGTCCAAAAACGAACCGGCAACCGCGATGCGCTATCGCCCCTTTCTGCATCACCTTGAACGAAACCTCTTCCCAAAGATGGACAAGCTGCCCTACGGCTTTTGCCACGGAGATTATCATCCCCTGAATATCATCTGGGGGCGGCAAACGATCCGGGCCGTTATCGATTGGGAGTTCTGCGGTATCAAGACCGAAGCCTACGATGCGGCCAATTTAATCGGCTGCCTGGGAATGGAGGACCCCAGCAGTTTGTCGGGGCCATTCGTATCCCGGCTTGTCTACAGGTTGCGCGACTCGGGAATTTATGCGGAAGAAAGCTGGAAGTCTATGCCGGACCTGGTGCTGGCGATCCGCTTTGCCTGGCTCAGCGAATGGATGCGCAAAAACGACCGGCCCATGATCCGAATGGAGGCTGACTATATGACGCTTTTGTTGGAGGGGTTATCCTTTTAG